One stretch of Schlesneria sp. DSM 10557 DNA includes these proteins:
- a CDS encoding PEP-CTERM sorting domain-containing protein: MIPMMTLKFARSLTFLMVLSTAATVQAGQIQYITPAGSTTKDGSVDAEAFFTLSNGSLQLTLTNLFANPKADAQTLSAISFKVSGATGSGALTTTGSGLITNISSGGAYTAGVTDPLNRWDATLSGSTVDLTTLTGGKPNRLIIGADSKGNFDPALGGKYSNANPSIVQHTPMVLGSATFDILIKGITEGSKISDVIFQFGTAAGSNQVAGEAVIHHAPEPSTFALLGLGGAGFAIRTYRRRRAAAAV; encoded by the coding sequence ATGATTCCAATGATGACTCTGAAGTTTGCACGAAGCCTGACATTTCTAATGGTGCTGAGCACCGCGGCCACTGTCCAGGCAGGACAGATTCAATACATCACTCCGGCTGGATCAACCACAAAGGATGGTTCCGTCGACGCTGAAGCCTTTTTCACGCTCAGCAACGGCAGTCTTCAGCTGACACTGACAAATCTGTTCGCGAATCCGAAAGCCGACGCTCAAACGTTGAGTGCCATCAGCTTTAAGGTCAGTGGCGCGACCGGGTCGGGTGCACTTACGACCACGGGAAGCGGGCTGATCACCAACATCAGTTCCGGAGGGGCTTACACCGCCGGTGTGACGGATCCACTGAACCGCTGGGATGCAACCCTCAGCGGGTCCACTGTCGACTTGACGACCCTTACGGGTGGAAAGCCGAACCGTCTGATCATTGGTGCGGACAGCAAAGGCAATTTCGATCCGGCACTGGGGGGCAAGTACAGCAACGCAAATCCTTCGATTGTTCAGCATACACCCATGGTTCTCGGGTCGGCGACCTTTGATATTCTGATCAAGGGCATCACAGAGGGAAGCAAAATCAGCGACGTCATTTTCCAGTTCGGTACGGCAGCAGGTTCTAATCAAGTCGCTGGCGAGGCCGTTATCCACCACGCGCCTGAGCCATCGACGTTCGCACTGCTGGGACTTGGGGGAGCCGGCTTCGCCATCCGCACCTACCGACGCCGTAGAGCAGCAGCCGCTGTCTGA
- a CDS encoding sugar MFS transporter has translation MPNASTHETIRTGTPSASLVLLAFLGFVSLGLPDAAIGVAWPSIRDSYQLRQPALGLLLVVSGLGYLASSFTYARFGRSWQIGWILSASTAMVGLAMLGFACSPWWSVVLLCSCLHGLGSGAIDSGLNGYAAQHLPARHVLWLHAFYCAGVISGPLVMASVFARGLTYRQGYFWIALLLLTLSLIFRLGVTQWKGVTSAASSSDSSISLTAALGHRIVRLQILAFFLYTGLEVAVSQWTYTILTEHRGVSSVGASAAVALYWSGLLCGRLLVGNIVETVGCDRLVRYSLLGASFGGVLFAGSLFPIEASLFGLGLVGLGFAPVFPCLMTRTPSRLGQELATAAVGLQVGCAMSGGAVVPGITGMIADRWGLAPASGTLAALMIALFLLHEVLLVLPRPQPEQDVAVNQLEVLLTKTPAPMASLETTREES, from the coding sequence GTGCCAAACGCGTCGACGCACGAAACGATTCGCACGGGGACCCCTTCGGCGTCCCTCGTTCTTCTGGCGTTCCTGGGATTCGTCAGTCTGGGATTGCCGGACGCAGCAATTGGTGTCGCGTGGCCCTCAATCCGTGACAGTTATCAGCTTCGGCAGCCAGCTCTCGGACTGCTGCTGGTGGTCTCTGGCCTGGGTTATCTGGCGAGCAGTTTTACATATGCGCGATTCGGCCGTTCCTGGCAGATCGGGTGGATTCTGAGTGCGAGCACGGCCATGGTCGGGCTGGCCATGCTGGGATTTGCCTGCTCTCCCTGGTGGAGCGTCGTGCTGCTGTGCAGTTGCCTGCACGGCCTGGGCTCCGGAGCGATCGACTCAGGACTCAATGGCTATGCCGCACAACATCTTCCGGCTCGACACGTCCTGTGGCTGCATGCGTTCTATTGCGCGGGGGTCATCTCAGGTCCGCTTGTGATGGCGTCCGTCTTTGCACGTGGTCTAACCTACCGGCAGGGCTACTTCTGGATCGCGTTGCTGCTGTTAACGCTGTCACTGATCTTTCGCCTTGGCGTGACACAATGGAAAGGTGTTACCTCCGCAGCATCCTCGTCCGACTCGAGCATCAGTCTCACGGCGGCCCTTGGACATCGGATTGTTCGTCTGCAGATACTGGCATTCTTCCTTTACACAGGGCTGGAAGTGGCAGTCAGCCAGTGGACCTACACCATCCTGACAGAGCACCGAGGTGTCTCTTCGGTGGGGGCAAGTGCCGCAGTCGCCCTGTATTGGTCAGGGCTGCTCTGCGGTCGGTTGCTCGTGGGAAATATCGTCGAGACGGTGGGCTGTGATCGCCTGGTACGCTATTCCCTTCTCGGGGCGTCATTCGGAGGAGTCCTGTTCGCGGGCTCCCTCTTCCCGATCGAGGCATCGCTGTTTGGCCTTGGTCTGGTAGGACTGGGATTCGCCCCGGTTTTTCCTTGCCTGATGACCAGGACCCCGAGTCGGCTCGGACAGGAACTGGCAACCGCCGCAGTCGGACTTCAGGTCGGTTGCGCGATGTCCGGCGGCGCCGTCGTTCCCGGAATCACGGGAATGATCGCCGACCGGTGGGGTCTGGCGCCAGCGAGCGGCACACTTGCGGCCCTGATGATCGCCTTGTTCCTCCTTCATGAGGTCCTTCTCGTCCTACCCCGGCCGCAGCCGGAACAAGACGTCGCGGTCAATCAGCTCGAGGTACTACTCACGAAGACTCCAGCCCCAATGGCGAGTCTCGAGACAACACGCGAAGAGTCGTAA
- a CDS encoding glycosyltransferase family 2 protein: MNSFPVQLVAWLIATAWCAVLAVVIKANRNRHRILRPLPPGTTQANPQRLSVIVPARNEQDCVEVCIRSLLRQDYPDLEVIAVNDRSTDQTATILDRLSREFPDQVRVLHIESLPEGWFGKPHALDRAMALATGKLLLFTDSDCEFLAPSALRTAVSEFESRGLNFFTIGACYTMPSLREQLVVPACSEVVLQWLRPERVEDPDWPDTFANGAFILTDRAAFERLGGWSTVRTKVSEDFELARAYKRAGYRTGLAQALKFYNTRSYGSMRESWDGWSRILAGALTIRQLMITVLRMSIMTYLPLCAVILGAVHVVRTGDLSYFARGAMPAFLWAYLCRTGLDFTVYRLIGAPVSVAILAPVGRAFAIAASLRAALARAGIVRTYWRGAAFTANRLVTPQSPSVAAAAPNREIRAESAVAPHAAVS, translated from the coding sequence ATGAACTCGTTCCCCGTCCAGCTTGTTGCCTGGCTTATCGCTACGGCATGGTGCGCCGTTCTGGCGGTCGTCATTAAGGCCAACCGTAATCGGCACAGGATTTTAAGGCCGCTTCCTCCGGGAACGACTCAGGCAAATCCGCAACGACTCAGTGTCATCGTTCCGGCCCGCAATGAACAGGACTGCGTTGAAGTCTGCATTCGATCACTGTTGAGGCAGGACTATCCGGACCTGGAAGTGATCGCGGTCAATGACCGCAGCACGGATCAAACGGCGACGATTCTCGATCGACTGTCCCGTGAATTTCCCGATCAGGTGCGTGTCTTACACATCGAATCACTGCCGGAAGGCTGGTTCGGCAAACCTCACGCACTGGATCGTGCGATGGCACTCGCGACGGGCAAACTGCTGCTGTTCACGGATTCGGATTGTGAGTTTCTCGCACCATCGGCACTGCGAACCGCCGTCAGCGAATTTGAGAGCCGGGGACTGAACTTCTTCACGATCGGGGCCTGCTACACGATGCCTTCGCTGAGGGAACAGCTTGTTGTCCCCGCCTGCTCGGAAGTCGTTCTGCAATGGTTGCGCCCTGAACGGGTTGAGGATCCTGACTGGCCCGATACCTTCGCCAACGGCGCGTTTATTCTGACAGACCGTGCCGCGTTTGAGCGACTGGGGGGCTGGTCTACCGTACGGACAAAGGTGAGTGAAGATTTCGAACTGGCCCGTGCCTATAAACGAGCTGGCTACCGAACGGGGCTCGCCCAGGCGCTGAAATTCTACAATACACGCTCTTATGGAAGCATGCGGGAGTCATGGGATGGTTGGAGCCGGATCCTGGCCGGGGCGCTGACGATTCGCCAGTTGATGATCACGGTGCTGCGGATGTCGATTATGACCTATCTCCCGCTTTGCGCCGTGATTCTCGGGGCGGTACACGTGGTCCGTACGGGTGACTTGAGCTACTTTGCCCGGGGAGCGATGCCGGCGTTTCTGTGGGCTTATCTGTGTCGAACCGGTCTGGATTTCACCGTCTATCGTTTAATTGGTGCACCGGTGTCGGTGGCGATACTGGCTCCCGTGGGCCGGGCATTTGCGATTGCCGCGTCACTGCGGGCAGCGCTGGCACGAGCGGGAATTGTCAGAACTTACTGGCGCGGTGCGGCCTTTACAGCCAACCGGCTGGTCACACCGCAGTCGCCTTCGGTTGCAGCGGCTGCCCCAAACCGAGAGATTCGAGCAGAATCGGCTGTCGCCCCGCACGCAGCAGTCTCGTAA